One genomic segment of Fervidobacterium pennivorans includes these proteins:
- a CDS encoding ferritin family protein, giving the protein MPEFSNAFSGLKNDRKLTKEELIRAIRFMIAAEYEAIQLYTQLAESTDNQLVREVLLDIADEEKVHAGEFLRLLMELDDKEFEFYKEGYAEVEEEIEKLNKKKKTKKKD; this is encoded by the coding sequence ATGCCTGAATTTTCAAATGCATTCAGTGGATTGAAAAATGATAGAAAACTAACAAAGGAAGAGTTGATAAGAGCTATAAGGTTTATGATAGCAGCAGAGTATGAAGCTATTCAACTTTATACCCAACTTGCCGAGTCAACGGACAATCAATTGGTTCGCGAAGTTCTTTTAGACATAGCGGATGAAGAAAAGGTGCATGCTGGAGAGTTTTTGAGGTTACTTATGGAGCTTGATGATAAGGAATTTGAGTTCTACAAAGAAGGATATGCAGAAGTTGAGGAAGAAATAGAAAAGCTTAAC
- the thiI gene encoding tRNA uracil 4-sulfurtransferase ThiI, producing the protein METVVVVRYSEIGLKGKNREWFEKKLIDNILKIVKPAAVNKRYGRIIVRIGRNNPDLILERLHYVFGIQNYSLGFSVEHDMEELKQIVLDLAKRHVNEGLKTFKINAQRGYKDFPMTSLEINREFGAYVLQAFPHLKVDVHNPEFEIGIDVREKEIFVFSGKIQSSGGLPVGVSGRALLLLSAGIDSPVAGWYAMRRGLELQTVTFLSPPLTTEKSEEKVLSVGRILSKYLPNGLRMWIVPLTEVQTYIKENAPDEYSLILQRRSMMRIASMIARRVKAKALITGENLGQVASQTIENMAAIEEASSLIVLRPLVGFDKVEITNKAKEIGTFEISIKPYIDSCVAFAPKHPATRSNINELKEIEAKLEKLRELEFEAFKCRKSYRIVSED; encoded by the coding sequence GTGGAGACAGTCGTAGTTGTGAGGTATTCTGAGATAGGACTAAAAGGAAAGAACAGGGAATGGTTTGAGAAAAAGCTTATTGATAATATTTTGAAAATTGTCAAGCCTGCCGCAGTGAACAAAAGGTATGGAAGAATCATTGTTAGAATCGGTAGGAACAACCCTGATCTGATTTTGGAACGGTTGCATTATGTATTTGGTATTCAAAACTACAGCTTAGGTTTTTCTGTCGAGCACGACATGGAGGAATTAAAGCAAATTGTTCTTGACTTAGCTAAGAGGCATGTGAATGAAGGTTTGAAAACGTTCAAAATCAATGCACAAAGAGGATACAAAGATTTTCCTATGACCAGTCTTGAGATAAATCGAGAATTTGGAGCGTACGTACTTCAAGCGTTTCCTCATTTGAAAGTCGATGTCCACAATCCCGAATTTGAGATTGGAATTGATGTTAGGGAAAAAGAAATATTCGTCTTTTCAGGAAAAATACAATCTTCTGGAGGTCTTCCTGTTGGTGTATCTGGTAGGGCTTTATTGTTGCTGAGTGCAGGAATCGATAGTCCTGTTGCAGGATGGTACGCAATGCGCAGAGGGCTGGAACTTCAAACAGTTACCTTCTTGAGCCCACCGCTTACAACTGAAAAATCGGAGGAAAAAGTTCTTAGCGTTGGAAGGATTCTTAGCAAATACCTACCAAACGGTCTGCGAATGTGGATAGTCCCGCTAACAGAGGTTCAAACCTACATAAAGGAAAACGCGCCTGACGAATATTCGCTGATACTACAGAGAAGGTCTATGATGAGAATTGCAAGTATGATTGCACGGAGAGTGAAGGCAAAGGCGCTTATCACAGGTGAAAACTTAGGACAAGTTGCTAGTCAAACGATAGAAAATATGGCAGCAATAGAAGAGGCAAGTTCCCTAATTGTGTTAAGACCTCTTGTAGGATTTGATAAAGTGGAAATAACTAATAAAGCAAAGGAGATAGGAACCTTTGAGATATCAATTAAGCCATACATTGATAGTTGCGTTGCGTTTGCTCCAAAACATCCTGCGACAAGGTCCAACATAAATGAATTGAAGGAAATTGAAGCAAAATTGGAAAAATTACGTGAGTTGGAGTTCGAGGCATTTAAGTGTCGAAAGAGCTATCGAATAGTAAGTGAGGACTGA
- a CDS encoding YbhB/YbcL family Raf kinase inhibitor-like protein: MVVSSVFKDKEFIPKKYTCEGQDVNPELVISNIPKGAKTIAIICDDPDAPIGTFVHWVLWNYPVSGPSVKIPEALPKVEKLQNGAMQGYNDFGKVGYNGPCPPKGHGVHHYHFKIYAVNTLIELKGKVTKKELEKALSGRILAQAEIVGLYERK; this comes from the coding sequence ATGGTAGTTTCCTCGGTTTTTAAAGACAAAGAATTCATACCCAAGAAGTACACTTGTGAAGGACAAGATGTCAATCCAGAACTGGTGATTTCTAATATTCCTAAAGGTGCAAAAACAATAGCTATAATTTGCGACGACCCTGACGCACCAATAGGTACGTTTGTTCACTGGGTACTTTGGAATTATCCGGTGAGTGGTCCAAGTGTAAAAATTCCAGAAGCCCTTCCAAAAGTCGAGAAACTTCAGAATGGAGCTATGCAAGGATACAATGACTTTGGAAAAGTTGGATATAACGGACCTTGTCCACCAAAAGGTCATGGTGTACACCACTACCATTTCAAAATTTACGCCGTTAACACCCTTATAGAGCTAAAGGGAAAAGTTACAAAAAAGGAACTGGAAAAAGCGTTGAGTGGTAGAATCCTTGCCCAGGCAGAAATAGTGGGATTGTATGAAAGAAAGTAG
- a CDS encoding SDR family oxidoreductase translates to MWSNDQKVIVVTGGAKNIGKEIALKFLEIGWRVGIIDYDMQALENFPINDEKKVFLYHGDTSDEYSVSEFYIQLKERFGRLDAIVNNAAIGGFKNFLDLSVSEWKRVIDVNLTGYFLMARFGVPLVLETAGKGAIVNISSTRALMSEPGNEAYSASKAGILGLTHALANSLGPKIRVNAICPGWILHEGEIISEKEHTQHLTGRAGTISDIAEMVWFLVDDEKSGFITGQFFVVDGGMTKKMIYI, encoded by the coding sequence ATGTGGAGCAATGACCAAAAAGTGATAGTTGTAACAGGTGGTGCTAAAAACATAGGAAAGGAGATTGCTCTGAAATTTCTTGAGATTGGTTGGAGGGTAGGTATAATAGATTACGATATGCAAGCTCTTGAGAATTTCCCGATTAACGATGAGAAAAAAGTATTTTTATACCACGGTGACACGTCTGATGAATATTCAGTGAGCGAGTTTTACATACAGCTCAAGGAAAGGTTCGGAAGATTGGATGCAATCGTAAATAATGCCGCAATAGGGGGATTTAAAAATTTTCTTGACCTCTCCGTTTCTGAATGGAAGAGAGTTATAGATGTGAACTTGACAGGGTACTTCTTGATGGCACGGTTTGGGGTACCGCTCGTGCTCGAAACAGCAGGCAAAGGAGCTATAGTAAACATTTCATCAACCCGCGCATTGATGTCCGAACCAGGTAACGAGGCTTACAGTGCATCGAAGGCAGGAATATTAGGTCTTACTCACGCACTGGCCAATTCATTAGGACCAAAAATAAGAGTTAACGCAATATGTCCTGGTTGGATTTTGCATGAGGGCGAGATAATTTCTGAGAAAGAACATACCCAGCATTTAACCGGGCGTGCTGGAACAATTTCTGATATTGCTGAAATGGTATGGTTCCTTGTAGATGACGAAAAAAGTGGTTTCATTACCGGACAATTTTTCGTGGTTGATGGCGGAATGACAAAGAAGATGATTTACATCTAA
- a CDS encoding efflux RND transporter permease subunit — protein sequence MRKNLLLTFLDCIAKYKFTIISLMFLVLSVIIILNNAKVETRIETFLPGYKPGRPITEIDDPSVQNLVSMSLKFGDRARVSVIYESPVRLDKTGSLENLRRLHKKLENFENVQTVISILNYPGADLYIKDDALDLENLPKEYRSFISMDGRYALFLVMISVNGQVEPVVRKITNALKNEPVVVLSEASVNNKLFDELKRSMFFYPILMFGVILVIFFYQTQSLRATIVSLFVPIMASIYTYALHFAFGGVLNILTSMIASFLIIIGSAYPLHYYNAIFRTEDNVRKHISTPIFFSMFTTAVGFLSFLFVKIPAFREFGFLVSLGLLIDFLLTVTVGDELLLRAHRKAAKKPKSFGIKYIGNKPAMGILFVVIFLVGLSFFLIPSIKVGLTSTDYFSKKSEITKAYKLLEDNFGMKDAIYLVLEKEEGIFLPFDNRNIDEIIAELSQHSEISSVDFPRNVPVTALILASRNQPLLRYYIADAKTIRISINLSPEGADNLEKVTKITNEVMKKYSYNYYLAGTPFIWKAVNDNILASQIQSLVTALIIVFATILVVFKDFAESVKLISPVVFATILNFFYMAIFKMKLEISTALTSSIIIGLAIDYSIHVGHDYGKTKNIFSSIKNVGPAILGNAFGIVGGFLTLLIGGELAMFKRIAILVSLGISTAAVLTLTVLPFLLSLGRIKEVKESLNDEK from the coding sequence GTGAGAAAAAACTTGCTGCTTACTTTTTTGGATTGTATAGCAAAATACAAATTCACCATCATCAGCCTTATGTTTTTAGTACTTTCTGTTATTATTATCCTAAATAACGCAAAAGTTGAAACTAGAATTGAAACATTCCTACCTGGCTACAAACCAGGTAGACCTATAACAGAGATAGATGACCCTTCGGTTCAAAACCTCGTGAGTATGAGTCTTAAATTCGGTGATAGGGCAAGGGTATCAGTAATTTACGAATCGCCAGTGAGACTTGACAAGACCGGAAGTTTGGAGAACTTAAGAAGATTACACAAGAAACTTGAGAATTTTGAAAATGTTCAGACTGTGATATCTATATTAAACTACCCTGGAGCTGACTTATATATCAAAGACGACGCTCTGGATTTAGAAAATCTGCCAAAAGAATATCGAAGTTTTATATCCATGGATGGAAGGTATGCCCTATTTTTAGTAATGATCTCTGTAAACGGACAGGTTGAGCCTGTCGTTAGGAAGATTACAAATGCTCTCAAAAATGAGCCAGTGGTTGTTTTGTCAGAAGCTTCTGTGAACAACAAACTTTTCGATGAGCTAAAGAGGTCAATGTTTTTTTACCCCATTTTGATGTTCGGAGTCATATTAGTTATTTTCTTCTACCAAACACAATCGTTAAGAGCAACTATAGTTTCACTCTTCGTGCCAATAATGGCTTCGATTTACACATATGCTCTTCATTTTGCGTTCGGAGGGGTTCTAAATATACTCACATCAATGATAGCATCGTTCTTGATAATTATCGGTTCAGCTTATCCTCTGCATTATTATAACGCAATTTTTAGAACTGAGGACAATGTTCGTAAGCATATTTCGACTCCTATATTTTTCTCGATGTTTACAACTGCTGTTGGTTTTTTATCGTTTTTGTTCGTCAAAATTCCTGCATTTAGAGAATTTGGTTTTCTCGTTTCCTTGGGTCTTCTCATAGACTTTTTACTTACTGTAACAGTTGGTGATGAATTGTTATTACGTGCGCATAGAAAGGCAGCAAAGAAACCTAAGTCCTTCGGAATAAAGTACATAGGCAACAAACCAGCTATGGGCATATTATTTGTCGTTATTTTTTTAGTTGGCTTATCGTTCTTTTTAATACCTTCTATTAAGGTAGGTTTGACGAGTACAGATTATTTTTCAAAGAAATCAGAGATAACAAAGGCTTATAAGCTTTTAGAAGATAACTTTGGTATGAAAGATGCTATCTACTTGGTATTGGAAAAAGAAGAAGGTATATTCCTACCGTTTGACAACAGAAATATTGATGAAATAATAGCTGAGCTTTCGCAACATTCTGAAATCAGTAGTGTTGATTTCCCCAGAAATGTCCCCGTTACGGCACTCATTTTGGCTTCACGAAACCAACCTTTGTTGAGATACTATATCGCAGATGCTAAGACGATACGTATTTCGATAAACCTTTCACCAGAAGGAGCAGACAATTTGGAAAAGGTTACAAAAATCACGAATGAAGTTATGAAAAAATACAGCTACAATTACTACCTTGCAGGAACTCCATTTATATGGAAGGCGGTTAATGATAACATACTCGCGAGCCAAATTCAAAGTTTAGTCACAGCTCTAATCATTGTATTTGCAACAATTCTTGTTGTATTTAAGGACTTTGCGGAGTCTGTAAAACTGATTTCTCCTGTTGTTTTCGCTACCATTCTAAATTTCTTTTATATGGCTATCTTCAAGATGAAACTTGAAATATCAACTGCGTTGACTTCAAGCATCATTATAGGACTTGCCATTGACTATTCTATACACGTTGGTCACGATTACGGCAAAACTAAAAATATTTTCAGCTCAATAAAAAACGTAGGTCCCGCGATATTAGGGAATGCATTCGGTATCGTCGGTGGTTTTTTGACATTACTGATTGGAGGAGAGTTGGCTATGTTTAAAAGAATAGCGATTCTTGTATCTTTGGGTATATCAACCGCTGCTGTACTGACTCTAACTGTTTTACCATTCCTTTTGTCATTGGGAAGAATCAAAGAAGTTAAAGAAAGTCTCAATGATGAAAAATGA
- a CDS encoding NAD+ synthase, producing MRNVRIALAQINTTVGDIEGNKQKIIEFIKQAVSYNADVLLFPEMSITGYPPEDLLFKTHFIQDNIKALEEIAQIVPKSLIAVVGFVDIDGDIYNAAAVINNGKVVAKYHKNYLPNYGVFDEMRYFQKGNKALVIQFGDVRMGITICEDIWYPGGPARAEALYGDAQILANISASPHYQKKLEWREKMLSTRANDNLAIVAYVNLVGGQDELVFDGASLVLDESGKVLARGKQFEEDLLVVDVDVEMVNKARLKDPRRRQDKLVVTKEDLETLEIVTIPFETKTQRKEITNRIEPALSEVEEVYNALVVSLRDYMRKNGMKEAVIGLSGGIDSSLVACIAVDAIGKENVIGVSMPGPFSSEHSKEDARLLAENLGIRFLTIPIVEVYNTFLETLKPIFRDLPFDTTEENLQARIRGVILMALSNKFGWLVLTTGNKSESATGYSTLYGDTAGGYAVIKDVYKTMVYKLSEYVNQKAGREIIPQRVFIKPPSAELRENQTDQDKLPPYEILDQILELYVEEDMSVEEIVNLGFEEKTVREVAKMVNVNEYKRRQTPPGPKVTRRAFGKDRRLPITNGYREYKKR from the coding sequence GTGAGAAATGTAAGAATCGCCTTGGCACAGATAAACACGACAGTTGGTGATATAGAAGGAAACAAACAAAAAATCATCGAGTTTATAAAGCAGGCTGTATCATACAATGCGGATGTTTTGCTTTTTCCTGAAATGTCGATAACGGGTTACCCACCTGAAGATTTATTGTTCAAAACCCACTTCATTCAAGATAATATAAAAGCTCTTGAAGAAATTGCACAAATTGTGCCAAAGTCACTCATTGCAGTTGTAGGGTTCGTCGATATAGATGGTGACATTTACAATGCGGCTGCTGTAATAAACAACGGTAAAGTCGTTGCAAAGTACCATAAAAACTACCTGCCTAATTACGGTGTTTTTGACGAAATGCGATACTTTCAGAAAGGTAACAAGGCTTTAGTAATTCAGTTTGGCGATGTTCGAATGGGAATAACCATATGCGAAGATATCTGGTATCCTGGTGGACCAGCACGTGCTGAGGCTCTTTACGGCGATGCACAAATTTTGGCAAACATCTCAGCTTCACCGCATTACCAAAAGAAACTCGAATGGAGAGAGAAAATGCTCTCGACAAGGGCAAACGACAACCTGGCGATAGTGGCATATGTAAACCTTGTCGGAGGTCAAGACGAACTCGTTTTCGACGGAGCAAGCCTTGTATTAGATGAATCAGGCAAGGTTTTGGCTAGGGGAAAACAGTTTGAAGAAGATTTGCTTGTGGTTGATGTAGATGTTGAAATGGTAAACAAGGCACGTTTAAAAGACCCAAGAAGAAGGCAGGATAAACTCGTGGTTACAAAAGAAGATTTAGAAACCTTAGAAATTGTCACAATACCTTTCGAAACAAAAACTCAAAGAAAGGAAATAACTAATCGAATAGAACCTGCACTTTCAGAAGTTGAAGAAGTTTATAACGCATTGGTTGTAAGCCTCCGAGACTATATGAGAAAGAACGGAATGAAAGAGGCAGTTATTGGACTTAGCGGTGGTATAGACAGTTCTTTGGTTGCTTGTATCGCTGTTGATGCGATAGGTAAAGAAAACGTCATTGGCGTTTCTATGCCTGGTCCATTTTCATCAGAACACAGCAAAGAGGATGCAAGATTGTTGGCAGAAAATCTAGGCATAAGATTTTTAACGATTCCTATTGTTGAGGTATACAATACATTTCTCGAAACTTTGAAACCAATCTTTAGAGACCTGCCGTTCGATACTACTGAAGAAAACTTGCAAGCAAGAATCCGCGGAGTTATCCTTATGGCACTTTCAAACAAATTTGGTTGGCTTGTCTTAACAACTGGCAATAAAAGTGAGAGTGCAACGGGTTATTCTACTTTGTATGGCGATACGGCTGGTGGGTATGCTGTAATCAAAGATGTGTACAAGACGATGGTTTACAAACTAAGCGAGTACGTGAATCAAAAAGCCGGAAGAGAAATTATACCTCAAAGGGTATTCATAAAACCACCAAGTGCCGAATTGAGGGAGAATCAAACTGACCAAGACAAGCTCCCACCTTATGAAATATTGGATCAAATATTGGAGCTTTACGTAGAAGAAGACATGAGCGTTGAAGAAATTGTAAATCTTGGCTTTGAGGAAAAAACCGTAAGAGAAGTCGCAAAGATGGTGAACGTAAATGAGTACAAACGTAGACAAACACCTCCAGGACCGAAAGTTACAAGAAGAGCTTTCGGAAAGGATAGAAGATTACCCATAACGAATGGATACAGGGAATACAAGAAAAGGTGA
- a CDS encoding cation diffusion facilitator family transporter, translating into MVENNNPRKHNNQGYTGAEHDTQLGDTHLHKHSHDHTHNHAKIGAEIDLAGFTFVVILNLGITLAELIGGIIAGSLALISDSAHNFSDALSLILSYVAERVSKKPKNYRKTFGYKRANIIAAFFNSSTLLVIGGLLTMEAIRRFFEPVSINTNVVLVVGTIGLIANLLSMIMLKKWSKESLNIRSAYLHMLMDSLSSIAVLIGAVVIKIYGLKFLDSVVTILIALYVVKEAIEIFNASLSILMESTPAGFDVENISSQLLRNPVIKDIHHIHIWALDERNILFEGHVNLKEDVKLSDAMRIYNEIKSELEKFGINHVTIQFEFNGCKDTGLISCS; encoded by the coding sequence ATGGTAGAAAATAATAATCCAAGGAAACATAATAACCAAGGATACACTGGGGCAGAACACGACACACAACTAGGAGATACTCATTTACATAAGCATTCCCATGACCATACTCATAATCATGCCAAAATAGGAGCTGAAATAGATTTAGCTGGGTTTACATTTGTCGTGATACTAAACCTTGGAATAACTTTAGCAGAACTTATTGGTGGTATTATAGCAGGTAGCTTAGCATTAATTTCAGATTCTGCGCACAATTTTAGTGATGCGCTTTCTTTGATACTTTCTTACGTGGCTGAAAGAGTTTCGAAAAAGCCTAAAAACTACAGAAAAACCTTTGGATATAAACGTGCAAATATAATAGCTGCGTTTTTCAACTCATCTACACTTTTGGTCATAGGTGGATTGCTTACGATGGAAGCTATCCGCAGATTCTTTGAACCAGTATCAATAAATACTAACGTTGTTTTAGTTGTCGGAACTATAGGACTTATTGCAAATCTTTTAAGCATGATAATGTTGAAAAAATGGTCTAAAGAAAGCTTGAATATAAGGTCCGCGTATTTGCACATGTTAATGGATTCTCTGTCATCTATAGCAGTTCTGATAGGTGCTGTAGTTATAAAGATTTACGGCCTAAAATTTTTAGACTCCGTTGTAACTATTTTAATAGCACTATATGTGGTCAAAGAAGCGATTGAAATCTTTAACGCATCGTTGTCAATTCTTATGGAAAGCACCCCAGCAGGTTTTGATGTTGAAAATATAAGTTCTCAACTGTTGCGAAACCCCGTGATAAAAGATATCCATCATATTCATATCTGGGCACTTGACGAAAGGAATATCCTTTTTGAGGGACATGTGAACCTAAAGGAAGATGTAAAATTAAGTGACGCAATGAGAATATACAACGAAATCAAATCAGAACTTGAAAAGTTTGGTATTAATCATGTCACTATTCAGTTTGAGTTCAATGGCTGCAAAGATACTGGATTAATATCGTGTTCTTGA
- the fliP gene encoding flagellar type III secretion system pore protein FliP (The bacterial flagellar biogenesis protein FliP forms a type III secretion system (T3SS)-type pore required for flagellar assembly.): protein MKKIVTLLFILMLTTSFFPQDEVPIPGIRIQVTPNQSPRDLVATLEILLVLTVLTLAPSILMLFTSFTRIIIVFSFVRNALGTRQVPPNQVLIGLALVLTFFIMQPTWNEINTNALQPYMDGKITYEEFFSRTMAAVRKFMITELVNHHNEDNVFVLANALKQDVQKIEDAPDSLLTSAFVLGEIEIGFKMGILIYVPFIIIDMVVASILLSLGMIMIPPVLVSLPFKILIFVLANGWESVIVSLVKSFG, encoded by the coding sequence ATGAAAAAGATAGTTACCTTGCTTTTCATTTTGATGCTGACCACTTCTTTCTTCCCTCAAGACGAGGTACCTATTCCAGGTATACGTATTCAAGTTACTCCTAATCAATCTCCTCGTGACCTTGTAGCAACTTTGGAAATACTTTTGGTGTTGACGGTGCTTACTTTAGCACCGAGCATTCTGATGCTTTTTACCTCCTTTACGAGGATAATAATTGTTTTCTCTTTTGTGAGAAATGCTTTGGGTACAAGGCAGGTGCCACCGAACCAGGTACTTATAGGGCTTGCACTGGTTTTGACATTTTTCATAATGCAACCCACATGGAATGAGATAAATACAAATGCTCTCCAACCATACATGGATGGTAAGATAACCTATGAAGAATTTTTTTCGCGAACAATGGCAGCTGTTAGAAAATTCATGATTACAGAGCTTGTTAACCACCATAACGAAGACAACGTGTTCGTTCTTGCAAACGCTCTCAAGCAAGATGTTCAGAAGATTGAGGATGCTCCAGATTCGTTGCTAACATCAGCATTTGTATTAGGTGAGATAGAAATAGGCTTCAAAATGGGCATTTTAATATACGTACCTTTCATAATAATAGACATGGTAGTGGCAAGTATTCTTCTTTCGCTTGGTATGATTATGATTCCCCCAGTTTTGGTTTCGCTTCCTTTTAAAATACTCATATTTGTGTTAGCAAATGGATGGGAATCGGTTATTGTGAGCCTTGTTAAAAGCTTCGGTTGA
- a CDS encoding flagellar biosynthetic protein FliO, whose translation MILLGTYWILKKRLPNAVGGRFAKVISRVYLDRNTSLVLVRILKEYYVILISQNQATVVKKLDTIEEGEIDSEIGSNFETILQRFVGGKK comes from the coding sequence GTGATACTCTTAGGTACTTATTGGATATTAAAAAAAAGGCTCCCCAACGCAGTTGGGGGGCGTTTTGCTAAAGTAATTAGTAGAGTTTACTTGGACAGAAATACGTCTTTGGTGCTTGTTAGAATATTGAAAGAATACTATGTTATCCTGATAAGTCAGAACCAAGCGACAGTTGTAAAAAAGCTGGACACAATTGAAGAGGGTGAAATAGATTCTGAAATTGGCTCAAATTTCGAAACCATCCTTCAAAGATTTGTTGGTGGTAAGAAATGA
- the cheY gene encoding chemotaxis protein CheY, which yields MARILVVDDAAFMRMMLKDILTKAGHEVVGEAANGVEAVEKYKELRPDVVTMDITMPEMNGIDAIKEIKKIDPNATVIVCSAMGQQAMVIEAIQAGAKDFIVKPFQPARVIEAVQKVLK from the coding sequence ATGGCACGTATTTTAGTTGTTGATGATGCAGCTTTCATGCGCATGATGTTGAAGGATATTCTTACAAAGGCAGGTCATGAAGTTGTCGGGGAAGCTGCCAACGGAGTTGAAGCTGTGGAGAAATATAAGGAACTTAGACCAGACGTTGTTACCATGGATATCACGATGCCTGAAATGAACGGTATAGATGCTATCAAGGAGATTAAAAAGATTGATCCAAATGCTACGGTTATTGTCTGTAGTGCAATGGGACAACAGGCAATGGTTATAGAAGCTATTCAAGCTGGAGCTAAGGATTTCATAGTGAAGCCATTCCAACCGGCAAGGGTAATTGAAGCAGTTCAAAAGGTACTTAAGTAG
- a CDS encoding chemotaxis protein CheW yields the protein MADNMEFEVLVFKALNQEMAIGVEMVEIVIEKTEITPVPRAKKIIEGVINLRGKIVPVISLPMLLANESNTEYRKIIIAKVEDVEFGLMVDEVVGVMRVRNEELETNLGKMNTYGKKAKGLIKKDARLIVYLNLEEIVKEIIGSEVA from the coding sequence ATGGCAGATAATATGGAATTTGAAGTTCTTGTTTTTAAAGCACTTAATCAAGAGATGGCAATCGGAGTTGAGATGGTTGAAATAGTTATAGAAAAAACCGAAATAACACCGGTCCCAAGAGCAAAGAAGATAATTGAGGGCGTGATTAACCTGAGAGGAAAAATTGTTCCAGTTATAAGTCTCCCGATGTTGCTTGCCAATGAGAGTAACACTGAATACAGGAAAATAATAATTGCCAAAGTTGAGGATGTTGAGTTCGGACTCATGGTTGACGAAGTTGTTGGAGTTATGCGAGTAAGAAACGAAGAACTTGAAACAAACCTTGGCAAGATGAATACTTACGGTAAAAAAGCAAAAGGTCTCATAAAGAAAGATGCACGTTTGATAGTATATCTCAATTTAGAAGAAATAGTTAAAGAAATTATTGGGTCGGAGGTGGCATAA